The Zestosphaera sp. genome has a window encoding:
- a CDS encoding acetate--CoA ligase family protein, with product MSSVREYVEGVISKARSEGRTKLLEHEAYDVLIKYGIPAPKFGLATSAEEAVRLAEEVGYPVVLKIVSPDIVHKSDVGGVKLNLNSSEEVRRSFDEIIRNVRVNAPEAKVAGILVQEMIPQSLEVIVGATRDPTFGPVLLFGLGGIFVEVLKDVSFRITPLTRYDAETMLTEIRAAKILDGYRGTPPRDKEAIVDIILRLAKFMEEHESVTDVDLNPIMVFEVGKGAKVADARILIR from the coding sequence ATGAGTAGTGTGAGAGAATATGTAGAGGGAGTAATTAGTAAGGCTAGGAGTGAGGGCAGAACCAAATTACTAGAACATGAAGCTTACGACGTCCTAATAAAGTACGGTATTCCCGCGCCGAAGTTCGGGCTAGCCACTTCTGCTGAGGAAGCAGTCAGGCTAGCTGAGGAGGTAGGGTATCCTGTCGTGCTAAAGATAGTTAGTCCCGACATAGTTCATAAGTCAGACGTGGGTGGCGTTAAGCTCAATCTAAACTCGAGTGAGGAAGTCCGCAGGAGTTTTGACGAAATAATACGCAACGTGAGAGTTAATGCTCCTGAAGCTAAGGTTGCCGGTATTCTAGTTCAAGAAATGATTCCTCAAAGTCTTGAAGTCATAGTAGGAGCTACTAGAGACCCTACTTTCGGTCCAGTACTCCTGTTCGGTCTTGGCGGCATATTCGTGGAGGTCTTGAAGGACGTAAGCTTCAGAATAACTCCCTTAACTAGATATGATGCTGAGACGATGCTCACAGAAATCAGAGCAGCTAAAATATTAGATGGTTATAGAGGGACCCCGCCGAGAGACAAGGAAGCTATAGTAGACATAATATTAAGGCTGGCTAAGTTCATGGAGGAGCATGAGTCAGTCACGGACGTAGACCTCAACCCAATAATGGTTTTCGAGGTAGGTAAGGGAGCTAAAGTAGCAGATGCCAGAATACTTATAAGGTAG
- a CDS encoding ribonuclease Z, with protein MNPVVVTFLGSRGPYPGSDDMPSVLVSYGGKNLLLDVSEGTQHRLLEIGKSVASVNPILITHMHGDHVLGLIPLLQSRSLAGITTPILVVGPAGLGTYLIKSFEYLYFYPEYQLVINEISEGETCEGFEGLVEPLRELTRDSGSTVSIVRTDCCKNIIEGPFKIKAFWVKHSIPTLAYRLDISEAVSICYVSDTMASENVIRMCSKVKVLIHDSTFSSDMSDKAREYTHSTATQASETALKCGAEMLILYHVSPRYKNTEVLLSEARKIFRNTYVAEKYMKLYLIPNK; from the coding sequence ATGAACCCGGTTGTAGTCACGTTCTTAGGTTCTAGAGGCCCTTACCCAGGTAGTGACGACATGCCGTCTGTCTTAGTTAGTTACGGTGGTAAGAACCTGCTCTTAGACGTTAGTGAAGGAACTCAGCACAGGCTGTTAGAAATTGGTAAGAGTGTTGCTTCTGTAAACCCGATCTTGATAACTCACATGCACGGCGATCACGTCTTAGGCTTGATACCTCTTCTCCAGTCAAGGTCTTTAGCAGGCATTACTACGCCAATCTTAGTTGTCGGTCCTGCAGGATTAGGAACTTACCTAATCAAATCTTTCGAGTACCTTTATTTCTATCCGGAATACCAGCTAGTAATTAATGAAATTAGTGAAGGTGAGACGTGCGAGGGTTTTGAAGGTCTTGTAGAGCCTCTTAGAGAATTAACGCGTGACTCCGGAAGTACTGTGAGTATCGTGAGAACTGATTGCTGTAAGAACATTATTGAAGGGCCTTTTAAAATAAAAGCCTTCTGGGTTAAGCACTCAATACCTACTCTAGCTTATCGATTAGACATTTCTGAAGCTGTCAGTATATGCTACGTATCAGACACTATGGCCTCAGAAAATGTTATTAGAATGTGTAGCAAAGTGAAGGTTCTAATACATGACTCCACTTTTAGTAGTGATATGAGTGATAAAGCTCGCGAATACACACACTCAACAGCAACTCAGGCGTCGGAGACAGCTTTGAAATGCGGTGCTGAGATGCTCATACTCTACCATGTATCGCCTAGATACAAGAATACTGAGGTCTTATTAAGTGAGGCTAGGAAGATATTTAGAAATACTTATGTGGCAGAAAAATATATGAAGCTTTACTTAATTCCTAATAAGTAA
- the amrS gene encoding AmmeMemoRadiSam system radical SAM enzyme encodes MFRKPDLSKPWVKTAKYWRRLNENKVVCDLCYKRCPISDGGYGACGVRYNSGGTLYTLVYGLLTAANLDPIEKKPLTHFHPGSLVFSISTAGCNFMCMFCQNWTLSQSRRNSIFGDFMTPEEVVREAVREGADGISYTYNEPTIFYEFMTDVASLAKKEKLFNTMVTNGYITTEALEELTKFLDAATVDFKASANKEFYRKFMGVPDPEPIYESIDYMRKKGVFIEVTNLVVPKYGDSVEDLKKLVKRLVDTVGDEVPFHLLRFYPHYKMNHLPETPIKTLEKLAEVAKNEGLKYVYVGNVPGHPMENTYCPNCGELLIRRYGFYVTEWRLTDSNKCPKCGYAINVVGVLRHKRTLWF; translated from the coding sequence ATGTTTAGGAAGCCTGATTTAAGTAAGCCTTGGGTCAAGACAGCTAAATACTGGAGGAGATTAAATGAGAATAAAGTGGTTTGCGACTTATGTTATAAGAGGTGCCCTATAAGTGATGGGGGCTACGGTGCTTGCGGCGTCAGGTACAATTCTGGTGGGACCCTATATACTCTAGTTTACGGCCTCCTCACAGCAGCTAATCTAGACCCTATAGAGAAGAAGCCGTTGACTCACTTCCACCCCGGATCTCTAGTCTTTTCTATATCTACAGCAGGCTGCAACTTCATGTGCATGTTTTGTCAAAACTGGACCTTAAGTCAGTCTAGAAGAAACAGCATTTTCGGAGACTTCATGACACCTGAAGAAGTAGTTAGAGAAGCTGTTAGGGAGGGGGCTGACGGCATCAGCTACACTTATAACGAACCAACAATTTTCTACGAGTTCATGACTGACGTGGCCTCACTAGCTAAGAAGGAGAAGCTCTTTAACACTATGGTTACTAACGGCTACATAACTACTGAGGCCTTAGAAGAGCTTACAAAGTTTCTTGACGCTGCTACTGTAGACTTTAAAGCTAGTGCTAACAAAGAATTCTACAGGAAGTTCATGGGAGTTCCCGACCCCGAGCCGATTTACGAGAGTATCGATTATATGAGGAAGAAAGGAGTCTTCATAGAAGTAACTAATCTTGTAGTGCCTAAGTACGGCGATAGCGTTGAGGACCTTAAGAAGCTAGTTAAGAGGCTCGTTGACACGGTAGGTGATGAAGTACCGTTTCACTTACTTAGGTTTTACCCGCACTACAAAATGAATCACTTACCTGAAACCCCTATTAAAACTCTTGAGAAACTCGCTGAGGTAGCTAAGAACGAGGGCCTAAAGTACGTGTACGTAGGTAACGTTCCCGGACACCCGATGGAGAACACGTACTGCCCTAATTGCGGGGAGCTCCTAATACGTAGGTACGGCTTCTACGTAACTGAGTGGAGGCTAACAGACTCTAATAAGTGTCCCAAGTGTGGTTACGCGATAAACGTAGTCGGTGTTCTCAGACATAAGAGAACTCTATGGTTTTAA
- a CDS encoding DUF1512 domain-containing protein: MDGVQDWTSMLIAILILSSFILNFTDIPQKIQFTRYSSVVRRKLMELIEFEEEGRRKSIKYLKDMNINNPKIIIDNYVDNFFMIFPVEREPTDIIKRLKHLLRTRDDSVKKYVLDQVPNVSEVDRQKIEVLLELNSVLTYINKVVKHYYNLGVKFNDWIMMMQLALQINQIVRLAKAYKDAIDSFGIGAPIGDGAGALAARMLLDSVSATSEIAPETVLYETSFNGRKLYVIKAKGPGPTVGWPGEALEKLVESLECKISRVITIDAALKLESEKSGDVAYGVGAAIGDLGPEKIAMERITSKCSVPLDAVVVKMSNEEAINTMTKQIYEGVVKAADVVKNIILNKTREGETVVVVGVGNTLGIE, from the coding sequence ATGGACGGAGTTCAGGATTGGACCTCTATGTTGATAGCTATCCTGATATTATCTTCTTTCATACTTAACTTCACAGACATACCTCAAAAAATACAGTTTACTAGATACTCCTCAGTTGTGAGAAGGAAGCTTATGGAGTTGATAGAGTTTGAGGAGGAGGGTAGGAGGAAATCAATAAAGTACTTGAAAGACATGAACATAAATAACCCGAAGATTATTATAGACAACTACGTTGACAACTTCTTCATGATATTTCCTGTTGAGAGAGAGCCTACCGACATAATAAAGAGGTTAAAGCACTTGTTGAGAACACGTGATGATTCCGTTAAGAAGTATGTCTTAGATCAAGTTCCTAACGTCTCTGAAGTTGATAGGCAGAAGATCGAGGTACTACTAGAGCTTAACTCAGTTCTTACCTACATAAATAAGGTAGTGAAGCACTACTATAATCTCGGTGTTAAGTTTAATGACTGGATCATGATGATGCAACTAGCTCTCCAGATAAACCAGATAGTTAGGTTAGCTAAAGCATATAAAGACGCTATAGACTCCTTCGGCATAGGCGCGCCCATAGGTGACGGGGCAGGCGCTCTAGCCGCGAGAATGCTCTTAGACAGTGTTTCAGCAACTTCAGAGATAGCTCCCGAGACTGTCTTATATGAGACGTCTTTTAATGGTAGGAAACTCTATGTAATAAAAGCTAAAGGCCCGGGACCAACGGTCGGTTGGCCTGGTGAAGCACTTGAGAAACTTGTTGAGAGTCTTGAATGCAAGATCTCTAGAGTAATAACTATTGACGCGGCCTTAAAACTTGAGAGCGAGAAAAGCGGTGATGTGGCGTACGGCGTTGGTGCGGCTATAGGAGATTTAGGACCTGAAAAAATAGCTATGGAAAGAATAACTTCTAAGTGCTCGGTCCCGCTAGATGCGGTAGTAGTTAAGATGAGTAATGAAGAAGCTATAAACACTATGACTAAGCAAATCTACGAGGGGGTGGTGAAGGCAGCCGACGTGGTTAAGAACATAATACTTAATAAGACTAGAGAAGGAGAGACTGTAGTAGTCGTAGGTGTAGGCAATACACTCGGCATAGAATGA
- a CDS encoding adenylate kinase family protein: MGKAIVISGTPGVGKTLVATLLASKLGLSYLNLSDLVVRESLYVGVDEARGSFVVDEERLVKRLTELLSESKSDVIIDSHYGEIIPDELVKIIFVLRLNPVILYERLVSRGWSEEKVKENVEAEILGVCTYNAVNEHTESKVCEIDVTSKGVGEVVEEILSILNNIRKCEVWVDWLSQELPQDFITKLLSTSY; the protein is encoded by the coding sequence GTGGGTAAGGCTATAGTAATCTCCGGAACTCCTGGTGTTGGCAAGACTTTGGTTGCGACCTTACTCGCGTCTAAGCTAGGTCTTAGCTACCTAAATTTGTCAGACTTAGTAGTGAGGGAATCTCTATACGTTGGTGTGGACGAGGCTAGAGGCTCTTTCGTAGTAGATGAAGAACGCTTAGTTAAGAGACTTACTGAATTATTAAGTGAGAGTAAGTCGGACGTCATAATAGATAGTCATTATGGCGAGATAATTCCTGATGAGTTAGTTAAGATTATTTTCGTGCTCAGGCTAAATCCGGTGATACTGTACGAAAGACTAGTTTCGAGAGGATGGAGTGAAGAGAAAGTAAAAGAAAATGTAGAGGCTGAAATCTTAGGTGTTTGCACCTACAATGCAGTGAATGAGCACACAGAATCTAAAGTGTGTGAGATAGACGTGACTAGTAAGGGAGTAGGAGAGGTAGTTGAAGAGATCTTGAGCATACTTAACAACATTAGAAAGTGCGAGGTATGGGTTGACTGGCTCTCTCAAGAGTTGCCGCAAGACTTCATTACTAAGCTTCTTAGTACTTCTTACTAA
- a CDS encoding ATP/GTP-binding protein: MYFVIVAGPAGSGKSTFVSALAQWMELNGLNAVKVNLDPASEVLPYVPDVDVRNYVTTRDFMVKYGLGPNGALVLSVDYLINYVNDLRKEIDESGGNYVIIDLPGQLEIVAFRRLGPIVLRELVKNSRTVTAFILDSHMASNPHSSYSALLLALSTMYRLELPLVLILNKVDLITSLQKFRDLDALSSRLYILRLLSEDYSCVSASNDAFFINLEVGETLCDIFKEVFKEVILVSSKEMWGVEDAYAALQRVLIGGEDFATEEYSEGPPHTD, translated from the coding sequence GTGTATTTCGTGATCGTTGCTGGACCCGCAGGCTCAGGTAAGTCGACTTTCGTTTCAGCGCTAGCTCAGTGGATGGAGCTTAATGGTCTAAACGCTGTTAAGGTTAATCTAGACCCAGCTTCTGAAGTCTTACCATACGTTCCAGACGTGGACGTAAGAAACTACGTCACAACACGGGATTTCATGGTCAAGTACGGTTTAGGACCTAACGGCGCGTTAGTGTTGAGCGTTGACTACCTAATTAATTACGTTAATGACTTAAGGAAAGAAATTGATGAGTCAGGCGGTAATTACGTGATTATAGATCTTCCAGGACAGCTAGAGATAGTTGCTTTCAGGAGATTAGGACCTATAGTTCTGAGAGAGCTTGTTAAGAATAGCAGGACTGTAACTGCCTTCATACTGGACTCACACATGGCTTCCAACCCACACTCTAGCTACTCAGCTCTCTTACTAGCTCTCTCAACTATGTATAGGTTAGAGCTTCCTCTAGTTTTGATACTAAATAAAGTAGACTTGATAACGAGCCTGCAGAAGTTTAGAGACTTAGATGCTTTGAGTAGCAGGCTCTACATCCTACGCCTACTAAGTGAAGACTATAGCTGTGTTTCTGCAAGTAATGACGCGTTCTTTATAAATCTTGAAGTTGGTGAGACTCTCTGTGACATATTTAAAGAAGTTTTCAAGGAAGTAATCTTAGTATCTTCTAAGGAGATGTGGGGTGTTGAGGACGCTTACGCAGCACTTCAGAGAGTTCTAATAGGCGGTGAAGATTTCGCGACTGAGGAGTACAGTGAGGGGCCCCCACACACCGACTAA
- the map gene encoding type II methionyl aminopeptidase, whose amino-acid sequence MRVANTSDEEAVEAYLRAGEIAYKVKKSVASMIKPSTKLFDAAEKIEELIRSLGGEPAFPVNISVNEIAAHDTPYVGDTRIISEDSVVKIDIGVHVSGFIADTAITITFSDKAIKLVEATEEALHKALASVGSGTPINVVGRVVEAVARKYGFNVIKNLTGHSLDRYLIHTGEIIPNYFTRLALGRLSNGKAYAIEPFLTSGKGYVEEIKSSTYIYALNTGFRHYKQVTEEEMSLIKTAYEKFKTLPMCERWLAKEFSDLSKLRSLLQNLTRKSILTSYPVLREVSGNLVAQFEETILVLGNKTIVTTNPELNR is encoded by the coding sequence ATGAGGGTGGCAAATACGAGCGATGAAGAGGCTGTAGAGGCTTACTTAAGAGCTGGTGAGATAGCTTATAAAGTTAAGAAGTCTGTCGCTTCAATGATTAAGCCTTCTACTAAGCTCTTTGATGCAGCTGAGAAAATAGAAGAATTGATAAGGTCTCTTGGTGGCGAGCCTGCATTCCCAGTAAATATCTCGGTTAACGAGATAGCCGCTCACGACACTCCTTACGTTGGAGACACTAGAATCATATCTGAAGACTCGGTAGTCAAGATAGATATAGGTGTTCACGTAAGTGGATTCATAGCTGACACAGCAATCACTATAACTTTCTCTGATAAAGCAATTAAGCTAGTAGAAGCTACTGAAGAAGCACTACATAAAGCTTTAGCCTCCGTAGGTTCCGGGACACCTATAAACGTGGTTGGGAGAGTAGTAGAAGCCGTTGCTAGAAAATACGGCTTTAACGTGATTAAGAACCTTACAGGACACTCTCTAGACAGGTACTTAATACATACTGGAGAGATAATACCTAACTACTTTACTAGGCTGGCTTTAGGCAGGCTATCTAACGGTAAGGCATACGCTATAGAGCCTTTCTTGACCTCAGGTAAAGGATATGTGGAGGAAATCAAGTCCTCTACATACATATACGCACTAAATACAGGCTTCAGACATTACAAGCAGGTTACAGAAGAAGAGATGTCTTTAATAAAAACAGCTTACGAGAAGTTTAAGACTCTCCCAATGTGTGAGAGATGGCTAGCGAAAGAATTTAGTGATTTGAGTAAGCTGAGGTCTTTACTTCAGAACCTAACGAGGAAGTCTATACTCACGTCATACCCTGTCTTAAGAGAAGTCAGCGGCAATCTCGTGGCACAATTTGAAGAGACTATCTTAGTATTAGGCAATAAAACCATAGTAACAACTAACCCAGAGCTAAACAGGTGA
- a CDS encoding 50S ribosomal protein L21e, with amino-acid sequence MVKASRGYRHRTRKLLKKNVRERGSVPPLSTVLKEYKEGDKVCIVPNPAIQDALPHRRYVGKVGLVVGKRGRAYVIEVYLGDKKKTLITYPEHLRPASV; translated from the coding sequence ATGGTTAAGGCATCTCGCGGGTATAGACACAGAACAAGGAAGTTGCTGAAGAAGAACGTTAGAGAGCGGGGTTCAGTACCTCCCTTAAGTACTGTTCTGAAAGAGTATAAGGAAGGCGATAAAGTGTGTATCGTGCCTAACCCTGCCATACAAGACGCCTTACCTCATAGAAGGTATGTGGGTAAGGTTGGCCTCGTAGTAGGTAAGAGAGGAAGAGCTTACGTAATTGAGGTCTACCTAGGCGATAAGAAAAAGACTTTAATAACATATCCCGAACATTTAAGACCTGCTAGTGTGTGA
- a CDS encoding TRM11 family methyltransferase, with the protein MLYYVYLSGEHRELPLLELRAVMEAEKVEYRLVAQLDQVAIVESSEPLEILLGRVVLSKYAGVLLGFSEVAEGVQGIKRVLRDSDVCSHGGYDYVNFRRVKQYGTQISYEDVLSTVNELSKSLCKGGTKKLDIIVSEGCVIIGLRTYERDLRPYKTREPAERPFYAPGTMTPYMARVFVNLSRASVREKHVVLDSFCGAGGFLLEACHIGLRYVGVEIDPRLAEGAVKNLTHYGCFPEVVSGDSCYIPLDRADAIATDPPYGRMSMPAGTELIDLMKCFLSESYRVLRKGGYLVFAQRIDIPLEEMIVDAGFAIIERVPDWVHGSLTRDIFVVKKE; encoded by the coding sequence ATGCTCTACTACGTCTACCTCTCCGGTGAACACAGAGAGTTACCACTCCTAGAGTTAAGAGCGGTGATGGAGGCTGAAAAAGTGGAGTATAGACTTGTAGCGCAGCTAGATCAAGTCGCTATAGTTGAGAGTAGTGAGCCTTTAGAAATCCTATTAGGTAGAGTTGTTTTGAGTAAGTATGCAGGCGTTTTACTAGGTTTTTCTGAGGTTGCTGAAGGAGTGCAGGGTATTAAGAGAGTTCTAAGAGACTCTGACGTGTGCTCGCACGGGGGTTACGACTACGTTAACTTCAGGAGGGTGAAGCAGTACGGTACTCAAATAAGTTATGAAGACGTCTTGAGTACTGTGAATGAGTTATCAAAGAGTTTATGTAAGGGAGGAACCAAGAAGTTAGACATCATAGTTTCGGAGGGGTGTGTCATCATCGGTCTCAGGACGTACGAGAGAGACTTAAGACCTTACAAGACGCGGGAGCCTGCGGAGAGACCTTTTTACGCACCAGGTACTATGACTCCCTACATGGCTAGAGTTTTCGTGAACTTAAGTAGAGCTAGTGTGAGGGAGAAACACGTTGTCTTAGACTCTTTTTGCGGTGCTGGAGGTTTCTTACTAGAAGCGTGTCATATAGGCTTAAGGTATGTTGGTGTAGAAATTGACCCCAGACTAGCTGAGGGTGCTGTCAAGAACTTAACCCATTACGGATGCTTCCCTGAAGTAGTAAGTGGTGATTCTTGCTATATTCCGCTAGACAGGGCTGACGCCATAGCTACTGACCCCCCATATGGACGCATGAGCATGCCTGCCGGTACAGAATTGATTGACTTAATGAAGTGTTTTCTAAGTGAAAGCTATAGAGTGTTGAGGAAGGGCGGTTATTTAGTTTTCGCACAGAGGATAGATATACCTCTTGAGGAAATGATCGTTGATGCCGGGTTTGCTATCATTGAGAGAGTTCCTGACTGGGTTCACGGGTCTTTAACTAGAGACATATTTGTGGTGAAGAAAGAATGA
- a CDS encoding metal-dependent hydrolase yields MYDIKIKWFGHAAFKIEMFGKVFLIDPWILNPLSPEKKLNQICGDYIVVTHDHGDHVGNTLEIMKNCPGSKAVAIYELASYIAEELGSEQRAIGGNIGGPIDLGGGFEVVLTPALHSSGKGSPVGVVISKLGNSVYHAGDTGLTYEMKLVGELYKPLVALLPIGGHFTMGPREAAYATNLIKPKYVIPMHYGTFPVLKGTPEEFRRYLIEFGVTTELVVLKPGEETIIKAETSRA; encoded by the coding sequence ATGTATGATATAAAGATTAAGTGGTTTGGTCACGCAGCTTTCAAGATAGAGATGTTTGGTAAGGTCTTCTTAATAGACCCGTGGATATTGAATCCATTATCTCCCGAAAAGAAATTAAATCAGATATGCGGTGATTACATAGTAGTGACGCACGATCACGGAGACCACGTAGGTAACACTCTAGAGATAATGAAGAACTGTCCTGGCTCTAAAGCAGTAGCCATCTACGAGTTAGCCTCATACATAGCTGAAGAACTGGGTAGCGAGCAGAGAGCTATAGGTGGAAACATAGGAGGTCCTATAGACTTGGGAGGAGGATTCGAGGTAGTGCTGACCCCGGCACTCCACTCTAGCGGTAAGGGGTCTCCAGTAGGGGTTGTGATAAGTAAGTTAGGGAATTCAGTATATCACGCAGGTGACACAGGACTGACTTACGAGATGAAACTCGTTGGTGAATTATACAAGCCGTTAGTAGCACTCTTACCGATAGGAGGTCACTTCACCATGGGTCCTAGAGAAGCTGCGTACGCTACTAACCTCATAAAACCAAAGTATGTCATCCCAATGCACTACGGTACCTTCCCCGTACTTAAGGGCACTCCAGAAGAATTCAGACGTTACTTAATAGAATTTGGTGTTACTACGGAGCTCGTAGTCCTTAAGCCAGGTGAAGAAACTATTATAAAAGCTGAGACCTCCCGCGCCTGA
- a CDS encoding DNA-directed RNA polymerase subunit G, with protein MELSEGLLRDECTVTSIRKSLIPGVVILSLDCQGSKVELDILKELLVVSEGEKTEYTLSREKPKYDEKKDFVAWGYVVSKKNIEATPPKQKLIVSLWGYMVMIESSENINECFNIMDKVYFKLKHP; from the coding sequence GTGGAGTTAAGTGAGGGTTTGTTACGTGATGAGTGCACGGTAACAAGCATCCGTAAATCACTAATACCTGGAGTTGTGATACTTTCTTTAGACTGCCAAGGAAGTAAAGTTGAGCTAGATATACTCAAGGAATTGCTAGTTGTTTCTGAAGGTGAAAAGACAGAGTACACACTAAGTAGAGAGAAACCCAAATACGACGAGAAAAAAGACTTTGTTGCTTGGGGCTACGTAGTAAGCAAGAAAAACATAGAAGCAACCCCACCTAAACAAAAACTAATCGTGTCATTGTGGGGCTACATGGTAATGATAGAATCAAGTGAAAACATAAATGAATGCTTTAATATAATGGATAAAGTCTATTTTAAACTAAAACATCCCTGA
- the prs gene encoding ribose-phosphate diphosphokinase has product MLVLSLPSDPGLGRELARLLNLRYSEVIHKVFPDGESYLRFPEISEDRVMLVLTSYPDQNRSILELFFAIDLLSSKSIKEIYALMPYLAYSRQDKEFLSWEIVSGRAILKVMKSMGLKKLLIVDLHSEKLSEEFSDLVINILPIKTFGQYVKNRVEEPYILIAPDVGASKRVKLVAEFLNKEYVTIKKLRDRMTGEIIHELPEDLDVKGINAVIIDDIISTGGTIANITKYLRSRGARRIYVLASHGLFVGDSLNRLRASGVDKVVVLNTVNYRLTSDLIEYLDVTNEVADYIKKNLI; this is encoded by the coding sequence GTGCTAGTACTCTCACTGCCTTCAGACCCGGGCTTAGGACGTGAGCTTGCTCGCCTTCTCAACCTCAGATATTCTGAGGTTATTCATAAGGTCTTCCCAGATGGCGAGTCGTACTTGAGGTTTCCAGAAATTTCTGAAGATAGGGTGATGCTCGTACTCACTTCATACCCTGATCAGAATCGCTCCATACTCGAGTTATTCTTCGCTATAGATTTGCTGTCTTCCAAAAGCATTAAAGAGATATACGCGTTGATGCCGTACCTGGCTTACAGCAGGCAAGACAAAGAATTCTTAAGTTGGGAAATAGTTAGTGGTAGGGCAATCCTTAAAGTGATGAAGAGTATGGGACTTAAGAAACTCCTCATCGTAGACCTACATAGTGAGAAACTTTCGGAAGAATTTAGTGATTTAGTAATTAACATACTGCCTATTAAGACTTTCGGGCAGTATGTGAAGAACAGGGTTGAAGAACCCTACATACTTATAGCACCGGACGTAGGCGCTTCAAAGAGAGTTAAGTTAGTAGCTGAATTCCTTAACAAAGAATACGTAACGATTAAGAAGCTTAGAGATAGAATGACTGGAGAGATCATACACGAGTTGCCTGAAGACCTAGACGTAAAAGGAATCAATGCAGTTATAATTGACGATATAATAAGTACAGGCGGCACAATAGCTAACATCACTAAGTACTTGAGGAGTAGAGGTGCTCGCAGAATCTATGTTTTAGCGTCTCACGGGCTTTTCGTAGGTGATTCGTTAAATAGATTAAGAGCTTCAGGTGTTGATAAAGTCGTGGTGTTAAATACTGTCAACTATCGCTTAACAAGCGACTTAATAGAGTATCTCGACGTGACTAACGAAGTAGCAGACTACATCAAGAAAAACCTGATTTGA